TCTTGGCCCATGAGTAGAAAGGGACTGATGGTTGGGAAACATGCAGTGGATAGTGCAGCCATGTCAACCAGCAACCAACTGGGATTATCAAAAACAGTAAGACACATCTGAAAAATGGAGGACAGGGTGTAGAAAGAGACAAAGGTGCTCACCAATAAAAGGATGGTTTGGGTAGCTCTGGACGCAGCAGAGGACCTGATGGAGAGGGTGGTCCTGTGAATGTGTTGCACCCGCTGCTTGTGCTGGTACAGGATGGAAACCATGGAGCTGCTGGCCCAGAGCATGAGTCCCAAACATACGGCATCAGGAAATGATAGCAATGCTGCAGAAATTGAGACCActattttctcattaatttgaAGAGAACAgtatgcaaaatttttatttttgatggtaTCATTTTTCCAACTGCCAGTCAAATACATAGGAATAGGGATATTTACCAGCATGAAGAAGAGCCAGCACAGTGCTATGGAGAGGTTGATGTACTTGGGAGCTTTCACTTTAAGCTCTGCCCACCTGGAGTTTCTGGGTCTGATGGTGATGGCCTGGAAGATACTCAAGAGGCAGGTGCTGCCAATGGACACACCCCTGCCCACCCTGTGAAGGTAGTAAAGAAGTTTGCACAC
The genomic region above belongs to Tamandua tetradactyla isolate mTamTet1 chromosome 16, mTamTet1.pri, whole genome shotgun sequence and contains:
- the LOC143658277 gene encoding vomeronasal type-1 receptor 4-like, whose protein sequence is MSSRDLAIGIIFLSQTIVGVLGNFSLFHYLFIYFTGCSLRTTYLILKHLIIANSFVLITRGVPQTMEALGWKQFPRDYVCKLLYYLHRVGRGVSIGSTCLLSIFQAITIRPRNSRWAELKVKAPKYINLSIALCWLFFMLVNIPIPMYLTGSWKNDTIKNKNFAYCSLQINEKIVVSISAALLSFPDAVCLGLMLWASSSMVSILYQHKQRVQHIHRTTLSIRSSAASRATQTILLLVSTFVSFYTLSSIFQMCLTVFDNPSWLLVDMAALSTACFPTISPFLLMGQDCSACRLCFTWIRKTKSPNLIGNI